A single window of Vigna unguiculata cultivar IT97K-499-35 chromosome 1, ASM411807v1, whole genome shotgun sequence DNA harbors:
- the LOC114192415 gene encoding O-fucosyltransferase 20, whose amino-acid sequence MAKSKNNAKKLSYISVPSQIINSISSSSLQSLLDSPKKTSRSTNRFFFFFTNTIFRRPRLWFFTLFLFGFLGMLKFALTLNIPFSPYPCATTLPQNTISTPLSKSNVGVLRDNNIKDEVLLTKALVSHVELRAQGLDKVEGDGGVEKSEFWKQPDGLGYKPCLSFSRDYRRATDGVLKDRRKYLMVVVSGGLNQQRNQIVDAVVIARILGAALVVPILQVNVIWGDESEFGDIFDLEHFKRVLANDVRVVSALPSTHLMTKPVEGSPPLHVTPNWIRSRYLRRFNREGVLLLRGLDSRLSKDLSSDLQKLRCKVAFNALRFAQPVQELGDRIAERMKSKGPYLALHLRMEKDVWVRTGCLPGLSEELDEIVNNERIERPELLTARSNMTYHERKMAGLCPLNAVEVTRLLKGLGAPKNARIYWAGGEPLGGKEALLPLMQEFPNFYSKEDLALPGELQPFANKASIMAAIDYIVSEKSDVFMPSHGGNMGHAIQGQRAFDGHKKYITPNKRHMLPYFHNSSLSEEEFNRIMKELHQDSLGQPELRTIKAGRDVTKYPIPECMCNDSHANF is encoded by the exons ATGGCTAAGTCAAAAAACAATGCCAAGAAGTTGTCCTACATATCAGTTCCTTCTCAGATCATCAATTCtatatcttcttcttctctgcAATCTCTTCTTGACTCTCCCAAGAAGACTTCAAGAAGCACCAACAggttctttttcttcttcacaaACACCATCTTCAGGAGGCCAAGACTGTGGTTTTTCACTCTCTTTCTCTTCGGTTTCCTTGGCATGCTCAAGTTCGCCCTCACCCTTAACATCCCATTTTCTCCCTACCCATGTGCCACAACCCTGCCTCAGAACACGATCTCAACCCCACTTTCAAAGTCAAACGTTGGTGTTCTGAGAGACAATAACATAAAAGATGAGGTTTTGTTGACGAAGGCTTTGGTTTCCCACGTGGAGCTTAGAGCACAGGGATTGGACAAGGTGGAAGGTGATGGAGGAGTTGAGAAGAGTGAGTTCTGGAAGCAACCAGATGGGTTGGGATACAAACCTTGCTTGAGTTTCAGCAGGGATTACAGAAGAGCAACTGATGGGGTTCTAAAGGATAGGAGAAAGTACCTGATGGTGGTTGTTTCTGGGGGCTTGAATCAGCAAAGGAATCAAATTGTTGATGCAGTTGTCATTGCTAGGATTCTTGGGGCTGCTTTGGTTGTTCCTATATTGCAAGTCAATGTCATTTGGGGTGATGAAAG TGAGTTTGGTGATATATTTGATTTGGAGCACTTCAAGAGAGTTCTTGCCAATGATGTGCGAGTGGTTTCAGCATTGCCATCAACGCACCTAATGACAAAACCAGTAGAGGGAAGTCCTCCCCTTCATGTCACTCCCAACTGGATCCGTTCGAGATACCTCAGAAGA TTCAACAGAGAAGGTGTTTTGCTCTTACGTGGTTTGGATTCAAGGCTTTCCAAGGATCTTTCTTCTGATCTTCAAAAGCTTAGATGCAAG GTTGCTTTCAATGCACTGAGGTTTGCTCAACCGGTTCAGGAACTTGGGGACAGGATTGCAGAGAGAATGAAGAGCAAGGGACCTTACCTTGCTCTTCATCTAAGAATGGAAAAGGATGTGTGGGTGAGAACTGGGTGCCTCCCTGGTCTGAGTGAAGAACTCGACGAGATTGTTAACAATGAGAGGATAGAACGGCCAGAGCTATTGACTGCAAGATCAAACATGACTTACCATGAAAGGAAGATGGCTGGTCTGTGCCCTTTGAATGCTGTGGAGGTTACCAG GCTTTTGAAGGGTCTAGGAGCTCCAAAGAATGCAAGAATTTATTGGGCTGGAGGAGAACCTTTGGGTGGAAAAGAAGCCTTGCTTCCATTGATGCAAGAGTTTCCTAACTTTTATAGCAAGGAAGATCTTGCCTTGCCAGGAGAACTACAACCCTTTGCAAATAAGGCATCCATAATGGCTGCCATAGATTACATAGTCTCTGAGAAGAGTGATGTTTTCATGCCATCTCATGGAGGAAACATGGGCCATGCAATTCAG GGTCAGAGAGCATTTGATGGGCACAAGAAATATATAACTCCAAACAAGAGACACATGCTCCCTTATTTTCATAACTCTTCTCTCTCTGAAGAAGAGTTCAACAGAATCATGAAGGAGTTGCACCAGGACTCGTTGGGGCAGCCAGAACTTAGGACTATCAAAGCTGGAAGAGATGTTACAAAGTATCCTATTCCTGAGTGCATGTGCAATGACTCACATGCTAATTTCTGA